The Collimonas sp. PA-H2 genome contains a region encoding:
- a CDS encoding SRPBCC family protein has translation MFKTIAIVIVVVLALILGYAAVRPDNFRVQRSATIKAPPEKIFALIDDFHAWGSWSPFEKLDPGMKRTFSGAASGKGAAYAWDSSGKAGAGSMEIQESTPSSRILIKLDFTKPLEGHNTAEFTIDTQGDSSKVTWAMYGPSPYVAKVMGIFFSMDSMIGKDFESGLANLKNAAEK, from the coding sequence ATGTTCAAGACCATCGCCATCGTTATCGTCGTCGTGCTCGCCCTGATACTAGGCTACGCCGCCGTCAGGCCGGACAATTTCCGCGTCCAGCGCTCAGCCACGATCAAGGCGCCGCCGGAAAAGATCTTCGCCTTGATCGACGATTTCCACGCATGGGGAAGCTGGTCGCCGTTCGAAAAACTCGACCCGGGCATGAAGCGCACTTTCAGCGGCGCCGCCAGCGGCAAGGGCGCGGCCTATGCCTGGGACAGCTCAGGCAAGGCCGGCGCCGGCAGCATGGAGATCCAAGAGTCCACGCCGTCTTCCAGGATCCTCATCAAGCTGGATTTCACGAAACCGCTGGAAGGCCACAACACGGCCGAATTCACCATCGACACCCAGGGCGACAGCAGCAAGGTCACCTGGGCCATGTATGGACCATCGCCCTATGTCGCCAAGGTGATGGGCATCTTTTTCAGCATGGATAGCATGATAGGCAAGGATTTTGAAAGCGGCCTTGCCAACCTGAAAAACGCTGCAGAAAAATAA
- a CDS encoding DNA/RNA non-specific endonuclease: protein MLTSSAFATDCPSHYAAGQAPRILNDKLARQTQELCFQAFAVMHSGVTRTPLWSAEHLTRDNIDAARTLSRENSFHPEPALLINGRAELKDYSRSGFDRGHMSPNGDMANRTSQYESFSLANMVPQNPQNNRHIWAEIESAVRRLAVKEGELYVITGPAFLGQDLQKIGNVLVPTYIYKVVYSPRRQQAAAYFIQNADTSHYQTLSLSQLENTLRIDLLPGVSKRVKDVAMALPAAGGRGSGSERYAADKSAAERGTPERSAEPAAQIKKIEKDLLSKLMDDVLKMLVNFVTNLINKGWSHV, encoded by the coding sequence TTGCTGACATCTTCTGCCTTTGCTACAGATTGCCCCTCCCATTACGCCGCCGGACAGGCCCCCAGGATTCTCAATGACAAACTGGCGCGCCAGACGCAAGAGCTGTGCTTCCAGGCTTTTGCCGTCATGCATTCCGGCGTCACGCGCACGCCTTTGTGGTCGGCCGAACACCTGACGCGCGATAATATCGACGCCGCGCGCACGCTGTCGCGCGAAAACTCCTTTCATCCCGAGCCGGCCCTGCTGATCAACGGCCGCGCCGAGCTGAAAGACTATTCCCGTTCCGGCTTCGACCGCGGGCACATGAGTCCGAACGGCGACATGGCCAACCGCACCTCGCAATATGAAAGTTTCAGCCTGGCCAACATGGTTCCGCAGAATCCGCAGAACAACCGCCATATCTGGGCCGAAATCGAGAGCGCGGTGCGGCGCCTGGCCGTGAAGGAGGGTGAGCTGTACGTGATCACCGGGCCGGCCTTCCTCGGCCAGGACCTGCAAAAAATCGGCAATGTGCTGGTGCCTACCTATATCTATAAAGTCGTTTATAGTCCCAGGAGACAGCAGGCCGCCGCCTATTTCATCCAGAACGCGGATACCTCGCACTACCAGACCTTGTCGCTGTCGCAGCTGGAAAACACCTTGCGCATCGACCTCTTGCCGGGTGTGTCGAAGCGCGTCAAGGATGTGGCGATGGCTCTGCCCGCTGCCGGCGGGCGCGGCAGCGGCAGCGAGCGCTACGCGGCAGACAAGAGCGCGGCCGAGCGCGGCACGCCGGAAAGAAGCGCCGAGCCGGCTGCCCAGATCAAGAAAATAGAGAAGGACTTGCTGTCCAAATTGATGGATGATGTGCTCAAGATGCTGGTCAATTTCGTTACGAACCTGATAAACAAAGGATGGTCGCATGTCTAA
- a CDS encoding VOC family protein, protein MQLHPYLNFNGTCDAAFKFYEKVLGGKITLKLRFGETPMAEQCAPGSQDQIAHVRLESGSMVLLGSDCPPDFFEKAQGTVLSLNVDNIAEAERVFNALKENGTVKMPLEKTFWAIRFAMLTDQFGTPWMINCEKDN, encoded by the coding sequence ATGCAATTGCACCCCTACCTCAATTTCAACGGCACCTGCGACGCCGCGTTCAAGTTCTATGAAAAAGTCCTGGGCGGGAAAATCACCCTGAAGCTGCGCTTCGGCGAAACCCCGATGGCCGAGCAATGCGCCCCGGGTTCACAAGACCAGATCGCCCACGTGCGGCTGGAATCCGGCAGCATGGTGCTGCTGGGCTCCGATTGCCCGCCTGATTTTTTCGAAAAAGCCCAGGGCACGGTGCTCTCGCTCAACGTCGACAACATCGCCGAGGCTGAGCGCGTGTTCAATGCCCTGAAAGAAAACGGCACCGTCAAGATGCCCCTGGAAAAAACCTTCTGGGCGATCCGCTTCGCCATGCTGACCGACCAGTTCGGCACGCCCTGGATGATCAACTGCGAGAAAGACAACTGA
- the yiaA gene encoding inner membrane protein YiaA — MQHPSQQPSFAFVAASWTALLAGFIAFLVGLFNANMQLNERGYYFTLLVYGLFAAISVQKSVRDKVEGIPVTGIYYGLCWLSVLLAVLLLAIGLFNANLALSEKGFYGMSFALALFGAIAVQKNTRDMQSARPVVAD; from the coding sequence ATGCAGCATCCGTCTCAACAACCGTCGTTCGCCTTCGTTGCCGCTTCCTGGACGGCATTGCTGGCAGGTTTCATCGCTTTCCTGGTCGGCCTGTTCAACGCCAATATGCAGCTGAACGAGCGCGGCTATTATTTCACCTTGCTGGTGTACGGCCTGTTCGCCGCCATTTCCGTGCAAAAAAGCGTGCGCGACAAGGTCGAGGGAATTCCGGTGACCGGCATTTACTACGGCTTGTGCTGGCTGTCGGTGCTGCTGGCCGTGCTGCTGCTCGCTATCGGCTTGTTCAACGCCAACCTGGCGCTCAGCGAAAAGGGTTTCTACGGCATGTCTTTTGCCCTGGCCTTGTTTGGCGCCATCGCCGTGCAAAAGAATACGCGCGACATGCAATCGGCAAGGCCGGTCGTCGCCGACTAG
- the kynA gene encoding tryptophan 2,3-dioxygenase encodes MECPYKPNDSWHGAQMEFKEDMSYGDYLALDQVLSAQRPLSPNHNEMLFIIQHQTSELWMKLMLHELHAVRQQLRANELAPAFKMMARVARIMDQLVHAWDVLATMTPPEYTAIRPYLGQSSGFQSYQYREIEFLLGNKNAALLQVHQQSPESYARLQDALLQPSIYDEAVMLMARAGLALDPARLNADWSKATAADASVEAAWLTVYKAPDTHWELYELAEKLVDLETSFRYWRFRHLTTVERIIGFKKGTGGTEGASYLKMMLDVVLFPELFSLRTSL; translated from the coding sequence ATGGAATGCCCCTACAAACCGAACGACAGCTGGCATGGCGCGCAGATGGAGTTCAAGGAAGACATGAGCTATGGCGACTACCTGGCGCTGGACCAGGTATTGTCGGCGCAGCGGCCGCTCTCGCCCAACCATAATGAAATGCTGTTCATCATCCAGCACCAGACCAGCGAACTGTGGATGAAGCTGATGCTGCATGAGCTGCACGCGGTGCGCCAGCAGCTGCGCGCCAACGAACTGGCGCCGGCATTCAAGATGATGGCGCGGGTAGCGCGCATCATGGACCAGCTGGTGCACGCCTGGGATGTGCTGGCGACCATGACGCCGCCGGAATACACCGCGATCCGCCCCTACCTCGGTCAATCATCCGGCTTCCAGTCCTACCAGTACCGGGAAATCGAATTCCTGCTGGGGAACAAGAATGCCGCCCTGCTGCAGGTGCACCAGCAGTCGCCGGAATCCTATGCGCGCCTGCAAGACGCGCTGCTGCAGCCGTCGATCTACGATGAAGCGGTGATGCTGATGGCGCGTGCCGGCCTGGCGCTGGATCCGGCGCGCCTGAACGCCGACTGGAGCAAGGCGACTGCCGCCGATGCATCGGTGGAGGCCGCCTGGCTGACGGTGTACAAGGCGCCGGACACGCATTGGGAACTGTATGAACTGGCGGAAAAGCTGGTCGACCTGGAAACCTCGTTCCGCTACTGGCGCTTCCGCCATCTGACCACGGTGGAACGCATCATCGGCTTCAAGAAAGGCACCGGCGGCACGGAAGGCGCCAGCTATCTGAAGATGATGCTGGACGTGGTGCTGTTTCCGGAATTGTTCTCCCTGCGCACCTCTCTATGA
- a CDS encoding HAMP domain-containing sensor histidine kinase, with protein sequence MRTTTSLPSIRKSLLRWLAVGLGGGILLAGLALYFQARGEANELFDYQMRQIVASLPRQAFPPIIDGSVNGPRLDDQIMIQIWDNTGVVIYHSHAQDFLPLQAELGFTNVRLNSGLWRVYSAQIGNTVVQIAQPQSARNQIAAQMAVKTVTPLLLLFPLLGILIWIAVSRGLAPIKRAAAEVQARDMHALSAIPDATLPQEIQPLTQALNDLLARLGQSINAQRAFVADAAHELRTPLTALRLQVQLAERASDDSERQAAFGDLKHGLERATHLLQQLLTLARQEPGAFEQTHVEVDLGALMHSVVSDFALAANDRQVDLGISAETPASVNGNGDALRILLNNLIDNALRYSPAGSSIDVSLASGADGVTLAVEDHGPGIPEADLGRVFDRFYRAAGSQSQTVGSGLGLAIVKQIADAHRASVSLRNTGHGLLASVRFPA encoded by the coding sequence ATGAGGACAACAACGTCGCTACCATCGATCCGCAAGAGCCTGTTGCGCTGGCTGGCGGTCGGCCTCGGCGGCGGCATCCTGCTGGCCGGGCTGGCCCTGTACTTCCAGGCGCGCGGCGAAGCCAATGAACTGTTCGATTACCAGATGCGGCAGATTGTCGCCTCGCTGCCGCGCCAGGCGTTTCCACCGATCATCGACGGCAGCGTCAACGGCCCGCGGCTGGATGACCAGATCATGATCCAGATCTGGGACAACACCGGCGTCGTCATCTATCACTCGCACGCCCAGGATTTCCTGCCGCTGCAGGCGGAACTGGGGTTCACCAACGTACGCCTGAACAGCGGCCTGTGGCGGGTCTACAGCGCGCAGATCGGCAACACCGTGGTGCAGATCGCGCAGCCGCAAAGCGCCCGTAACCAGATCGCCGCGCAGATGGCGGTCAAGACCGTGACGCCGCTGCTGCTGCTGTTTCCCTTGCTCGGCATCCTGATCTGGATCGCGGTCAGCCGCGGCCTGGCGCCGATCAAGCGCGCCGCCGCGGAAGTGCAGGCGCGCGACATGCACGCGCTGTCAGCAATCCCCGACGCTACGCTGCCGCAGGAAATCCAGCCGCTGACGCAGGCCTTGAACGACTTGCTGGCACGCCTGGGACAATCGATCAATGCCCAGCGCGCCTTCGTCGCCGACGCCGCGCACGAGCTGCGCACGCCACTGACCGCCCTGCGGCTGCAGGTGCAGCTGGCGGAACGCGCCAGCGACGATAGCGAACGGCAGGCTGCTTTCGGCGACCTCAAGCATGGCTTGGAGCGCGCCACCCATCTGTTGCAACAGTTGCTGACGCTGGCGCGGCAGGAGCCCGGCGCCTTCGAACAAACCCATGTCGAGGTCGACCTGGGGGCGCTGATGCACAGCGTGGTCAGCGATTTTGCGCTGGCCGCCAATGACCGCCAGGTCGACCTCGGCATCAGCGCCGAGACGCCGGCCAGCGTCAACGGCAATGGCGACGCCCTGCGCATCCTGCTCAACAACCTGATCGACAATGCGTTGCGCTACAGCCCGGCCGGCAGCAGCATCGATGTCTCGCTAGCCAGCGGCGCCGACGGCGTGACGCTGGCGGTGGAAGACCATGGCCCCGGCATCCCGGAGGCGGATTTGGGACGCGTGTTCGACCGCTTCTACCGCGCCGCCGGCAGCCAGTCGCAAACGGTCGGCAGCGGCCTCGGCCTGGCGATCGTCAAGCAGATCGCCGATGCCCACCGGGCCAGCGTCAGCCTGCGCAATACCGGCCACGGCTTGCTCGCCAGCGTACGCTTCCCGGCTTGA
- a CDS encoding Lrp/AsnC family transcriptional regulator, translating to MQLDAIDLNILTLLQQNGRISNQDLAEQVFLSPSSCLRRVRILEEEGIISRYSALLSPEKLGLELDVFVQVTMRRDVESWHENFMQALQNYPEVVGSYIITGDANYLLRVKARNLKHYSAFVLEKLYKIPGVQDIRSNIVLQAIKETYELPRELLRDA from the coding sequence ATGCAGCTCGATGCCATCGATTTGAACATCCTGACGCTGTTGCAGCAGAATGGCCGCATCAGCAATCAGGATCTGGCGGAGCAGGTGTTCCTGTCGCCTTCGTCGTGCCTGCGGCGGGTGCGGATCCTGGAGGAGGAGGGCATCATCAGCCGCTATAGCGCCTTGCTGAGTCCTGAGAAGCTGGGCCTAGAGCTGGATGTGTTCGTGCAGGTGACGATGCGGCGGGATGTGGAGAGCTGGCATGAGAATTTCATGCAGGCGCTGCAGAATTATCCGGAAGTGGTGGGATCTTATATCATCACGGGCGACGCTAATTATCTGTTGCGGGTGAAGGCGCGCAACCTGAAGCATTATTCGGCGTTCGTGCTGGAGAAGCTGTACAAGATTCCTGGCGTGCAGGATATCCGTTCGAATATCGTGCTGCAGGCGATCAAGGAAACCTATGAATTGCCGCGTGAGTTATTGCGCGATGCTTGA
- a CDS encoding DUF2145 domain-containing protein, which produces MTLGLALHGAAIAGQTCSETPPRPDSVRMAFSSASALSAALDQAQPEVALVARVGQDLSKYGLRYSHIAFVLKDPAAGQWRTMHLLNACGTADSAIWQEGLANFFLDDLFSYESLLIIPSPAAQHKILARLSDRSQYLALFTPHYNMLAYPFSTRYENSNQWVLELLTKAYADNNIQIDSRDKSQQWLKLMGYEPTTLALGPMTRLGGRMFRANIAFDDHPNERRFADKIDTVTVVSMTQFLKKIDPATTLTVVPEPKLNALPN; this is translated from the coding sequence ATGACGCTCGGCCTGGCCCTGCATGGCGCGGCGATCGCCGGGCAAACCTGTTCCGAGACGCCACCGCGTCCGGATTCCGTGCGCATGGCGTTCAGCAGCGCCAGCGCGCTTTCCGCGGCGCTGGATCAAGCCCAGCCTGAGGTTGCGCTGGTGGCGCGGGTAGGCCAGGATCTTTCGAAGTACGGCTTGCGCTATTCGCATATCGCCTTTGTGCTGAAAGACCCGGCAGCAGGGCAGTGGCGCACCATGCATCTGCTGAACGCCTGCGGCACGGCGGATTCAGCGATCTGGCAAGAAGGCCTGGCGAATTTTTTCCTCGACGATCTGTTCAGCTACGAATCGCTGCTGATCATCCCTTCGCCGGCGGCGCAGCATAAGATCCTGGCCCGGCTGTCCGACCGTTCTCAGTATCTGGCGCTGTTCACGCCGCACTACAATATGCTGGCCTATCCCTTCTCCACCCGTTACGAAAACTCTAATCAATGGGTGCTGGAGCTGCTCACCAAGGCCTATGCCGACAATAATATCCAGATCGACAGCCGCGACAAATCGCAGCAGTGGCTGAAGCTGATGGGTTACGAGCCGACCACGCTTGCGCTGGGACCGATGACGCGGCTGGGCGGGCGCATGTTCCGCGCCAATATCGCCTTCGACGATCATCCCAACGAGCGGCGTTTTGCCGACAAGATCGATACCGTGACCGTGGTGTCGATGACGCAGTTCCTCAAGAAAATCGACCCTGCCACCACGCTGACGGTGGTGCCGGAGCCGAAGCTGAATGCCTTGCCCAATTAA
- the kynU gene encoding kynureninase yields MTNTIDNRAACQALDANDPLAPLRAQFDLPPGVIYLDGNSLGARPRASLQRAQQVIEQEWGVDLIRSWNKAGWFDLPGRLGNQLAPLIGARDNEVVITDSTSINLFKLLAGALQLQAAKPDAATRKVIVTERDNFPTDIYMAQGLTEWLERGYRIHLIDSPQELASAVNAETAVLMLTHVNYRSGHLHDMQAVTAAAQEQGALVLWDLAHSAGALPIDLHAANADFAVGCTYKYINGGPGAPAFAWIAPRHHAQFRQPLSGWWSHRAPFTMQPGFAPVDGIRRALCGTQPIVSLALVECGLDVFAQTDMQALRKKSLALTDLFIGLVESRCAGLDLTLATPRAHAERGSHVSFAHAHGYGIMRELIARGVIGDYREPQVMRFGFTPLYIGFSDVWDAVETLRQILVNKEYQIDAQQEAVT; encoded by the coding sequence ATGACAAACACCATCGACAACCGCGCCGCCTGCCAGGCGCTGGACGCCAACGACCCGCTGGCGCCGCTGCGCGCACAGTTCGACTTGCCGCCCGGCGTGATCTACCTCGACGGCAATTCGCTCGGCGCCCGCCCGCGCGCCTCGTTGCAACGGGCGCAGCAAGTGATCGAGCAGGAATGGGGCGTCGACCTGATCCGCAGCTGGAACAAGGCTGGCTGGTTCGATCTGCCAGGCCGCCTCGGCAACCAGCTGGCGCCGCTGATCGGCGCCCGGGACAACGAAGTGGTGATCACCGATTCCACCTCGATCAACCTGTTCAAGCTGCTGGCCGGCGCCCTGCAGCTGCAAGCCGCCAAGCCGGACGCGGCGACGCGCAAGGTGATCGTCACCGAACGCGACAATTTCCCGACCGACATCTACATGGCGCAAGGCCTCACGGAATGGCTGGAGCGCGGCTACCGCATCCATCTGATCGACTCGCCGCAGGAGCTGGCCAGCGCGGTCAACGCCGAAACCGCGGTGCTGATGCTGACCCATGTCAATTACCGCAGCGGCCACCTGCATGACATGCAGGCGGTCACCGCAGCCGCGCAAGAACAAGGCGCACTGGTGCTGTGGGACCTGGCGCATTCGGCCGGCGCCTTGCCGATCGACCTGCATGCGGCGAACGCCGATTTTGCCGTCGGCTGCACCTACAAGTACATCAACGGCGGCCCGGGCGCGCCGGCCTTTGCCTGGATCGCGCCGCGCCACCATGCGCAGTTCCGGCAGCCGCTATCGGGCTGGTGGAGCCATCGCGCACCGTTCACAATGCAGCCCGGATTCGCCCCGGTGGACGGCATCCGGCGCGCGCTGTGCGGCACCCAGCCTATCGTTTCGCTGGCGCTGGTGGAATGCGGCCTGGACGTCTTTGCGCAAACCGACATGCAAGCGCTGCGCAAGAAATCGCTGGCGCTGACCGATCTGTTCATCGGCCTGGTGGAGAGCCGCTGCGCCGGCCTCGACCTGACGCTGGCGACGCCGCGCGCGCATGCCGAGCGCGGCAGCCATGTCAGCTTCGCCCACGCGCACGGCTACGGCATCATGCGCGAGCTGATCGCGCGCGGCGTCATCGGCGACTATCGCGAACCGCAAGTGATGCGCTTCGGTTTCACGCCACTCTATATTGGCTTCAGCGATGTCTGGGACGCTGTCGAGACCTTGCGCCAGATACTGGTGAACAAAGAATATCAAATCGACGCGCAACAAGAAGCCGTCACTTAG
- the kynB gene encoding arylformamidase, with the protein MATAQQIWDISPLLAASIPVWPGDTPFSAQATWEIADGCPVHVSRITLSTHTGAHCDAPSHYDAQGVAIDQVPLDAYIGPCRVIHCIGAAPVRPEDIAHALADAPPRVLLRTYAQAPQQEWDPAFAAVAPETIALLAQHGVRLVGIDTPSLDPQESKTMLAHHAVRRHGMAILEGIVLDAVAAGDYELIALPLRLAGMDASPVRAILRHPAPSSSSGIHP; encoded by the coding sequence ATCGCTACCGCACAACAAATCTGGGACATCAGCCCGTTGCTCGCCGCCAGCATCCCAGTATGGCCCGGCGACACCCCCTTCAGCGCCCAGGCCACCTGGGAAATCGCCGACGGCTGCCCGGTGCACGTCAGCCGCATCACGCTCTCCACCCACACCGGCGCCCACTGCGATGCCCCCAGCCACTACGACGCCCAAGGCGTGGCGATAGACCAAGTGCCGCTGGATGCCTATATCGGTCCCTGCCGCGTGATCCATTGCATCGGCGCCGCGCCGGTCAGGCCGGAGGATATCGCGCACGCATTGGCCGATGCGCCGCCGCGCGTGCTGTTGCGCACCTACGCCCAGGCCCCGCAGCAAGAATGGGATCCGGCATTTGCCGCCGTCGCGCCGGAAACCATCGCCCTGCTGGCGCAGCACGGCGTACGCCTGGTCGGTATCGACACGCCCTCGCTCGATCCGCAGGAATCCAAAACCATGCTCGCCCATCACGCCGTCCGGCGGCACGGCATGGCCATCCTCGAAGGCATCGTACTCGATGCGGTTGCCGCCGGCGACTACGAACTGATCGCCCTGCCCTTGCGCCTGGCCGGCATGGACGCCAGCCCCGTACGTGCCATCTTGCGCCATCCTGCGCCCTCTTCATCATCAGGAATCCATCCATGA
- a CDS encoding YciI family protein, whose product MRFMIIRKADKATEAGEMPSEELLTAMIKYNEEMIQAGVMLAGEGLQPSAKGARIKFAGGKPTVLDGPFAETKELIAGFTMIQVKSKQEALEWVKRWPPLDANGGVELELRQVFEAEDFGDELTPELRETEERLRRQSIDNAKS is encoded by the coding sequence ATGCGATTCATGATCATACGCAAGGCTGACAAAGCTACCGAAGCTGGCGAAATGCCCAGCGAAGAACTGCTGACGGCAATGATTAAGTACAACGAAGAAATGATACAGGCTGGCGTCATGCTGGCCGGCGAAGGCTTGCAGCCGAGCGCCAAGGGCGCGCGCATCAAGTTCGCCGGCGGCAAGCCGACTGTGCTCGACGGCCCCTTCGCTGAAACCAAGGAACTGATCGCCGGCTTCACCATGATCCAGGTCAAGTCGAAACAGGAAGCGCTCGAATGGGTCAAGCGCTGGCCGCCGCTGGATGCCAACGGCGGCGTCGAGCTGGAATTACGGCAGGTGTTCGAAGCGGAAGATTTCGGCGACGAGCTGACGCCGGAACTGCGCGAAACCGAAGAGCGCCTGCGCCGCCAGAGCATCGATAACGCCAAGTCTTGA
- a CDS encoding DegQ family serine endoprotease gives MSRLNLTRSTIAVAVLVVAGGAYLHSRNNDIGVDNANAAVPAAVAAPVNNPAPLSNAAPAVAVATDFSSIVERAGPAVVNISVTGKAKQSAVSDQDDDSGLDPNDPFSQFFKRFGPQLQIPRHPQIMRGEGSGFIISADGLILTNAHVVEGASEVTVKLTDRREFKAKVLGSDKQSDIAVIRIDAKNLPTVQIGNPALTRVGEPVLAIGSPYGFENTATAGIVSAKSRSLPDDTYVPFIQTDVAVNPGNSGGPLFNIKGEVIGINSQIYSQTGGYQGLSFAIPIDVATKVEQQLVAHGKVTRSHLGVSVQEVNQALAESFGLKSAAGALVSSVDKGSPADQGGMQPGDVILRFNGQAINHSSDLPSLVADTAPGTSSSVEVMRGGQSKTLTVKLTEATPLKVAGKDNGGDSQGRLGLALRELSPDEQQQVGIRGGLVVLDASGPSALAGIQRGDVILSLNGKPVSSVEQLRQLVGKAGKNVALLVQRDKDKIFVPLNLG, from the coding sequence ATGAGCCGTCTGAACCTTACCCGCAGCACTATTGCCGTCGCCGTTCTGGTAGTGGCCGGCGGTGCATATCTGCATTCCAGAAATAACGACATCGGCGTCGACAACGCCAACGCCGCAGTGCCGGCTGCCGTGGCGGCGCCAGTCAACAATCCAGCGCCGCTCAGCAATGCAGCGCCGGCGGTCGCCGTAGCCACCGATTTTTCCAGCATCGTCGAACGCGCCGGACCGGCAGTGGTGAACATCAGCGTCACCGGCAAGGCCAAGCAAAGCGCCGTATCCGACCAGGATGACGATTCCGGGCTGGATCCGAACGATCCGTTCTCACAATTCTTCAAGCGCTTCGGCCCGCAGCTGCAAATCCCGCGCCATCCGCAGATCATGCGCGGCGAAGGCTCGGGTTTCATCATCAGCGCCGACGGCCTGATCCTGACCAATGCCCACGTGGTCGAGGGTGCCTCGGAAGTGACCGTCAAGCTGACCGACCGCCGCGAGTTCAAAGCCAAGGTACTAGGCTCCGACAAGCAAAGCGATATCGCCGTGATACGCATAGACGCCAAGAACCTGCCGACGGTACAGATCGGCAATCCGGCCCTGACCCGTGTCGGCGAACCGGTGCTAGCGATAGGCTCGCCCTACGGCTTTGAAAACACCGCCACCGCCGGCATCGTCAGCGCTAAGTCGCGCTCGCTGCCGGACGATACCTATGTGCCGTTCATCCAGACCGACGTCGCCGTCAATCCCGGCAACTCGGGCGGCCCGCTGTTCAACATCAAGGGCGAAGTGATCGGCATCAATTCGCAGATCTATAGCCAGACCGGCGGCTACCAGGGCCTGTCGTTTGCGATTCCTATCGACGTCGCCACCAAGGTCGAGCAGCAGCTGGTGGCGCACGGCAAGGTCACTCGCAGCCATCTCGGCGTCAGCGTGCAGGAAGTGAACCAGGCTTTGGCGGAATCGTTCGGCCTGAAGAGCGCCGCCGGCGCCCTGGTCAGCTCGGTCGACAAAGGCAGCCCGGCCGACCAAGGCGGCATGCAGCCCGGCGATGTGATTCTGCGTTTCAACGGCCAGGCCATCAATCATTCCTCGGACCTGCCGAGCCTGGTGGCGGATACCGCCCCCGGCACTTCCAGCAGCGTCGAAGTGATGCGCGGCGGCCAGAGCAAGACGCTGACCGTCAAGCTGACCGAAGCCACGCCGTTGAAGGTCGCCGGCAAGGACAATGGCGGCGATTCGCAGGGACGGCTGGGCCTGGCGTTGCGCGAACTCAGCCCGGACGAGCAGCAGCAGGTCGGCATCCGCGGCGGACTGGTGGTGCTGGACGCCAGCGGGCCGTCGGCGCTGGCCGGTATCCAGCGCGGCGACGTGATACTGTCGCTCAACGGCAAGCCGGTCAGCAGCGTCGAGCAGTTGCGCCAGCTGGTCGGCAAGGCGGGCAAGAACGTCGCGCTGCTGGTGCAGCGTGACAAGGACAAGATCTTCGTTCCTTTGAACCTGGGCTAA